Proteins from a genomic interval of Methanohalophilus levihalophilus:
- a CDS encoding pre-peptidase C-terminal domain-containing protein, with amino-acid sequence MNSKLFLSLIILLTALAMGCVYESAEETFVIEKGTYQYYEFEILEYDIVDISADTGNVPINIYVLDSTNFNRYESLRTFDTMDIRVDTIKTQLSFEAPHDGKYYVVFESIDSDARIDVSYEIY; translated from the coding sequence TTGAATTCAAAACTATTTTTATCCCTGATAATCCTGTTAACTGCACTGGCAATGGGATGCGTATATGAGTCCGCTGAAGAGACGTTTGTTATCGAAAAGGGAACTTACCAGTACTATGAATTTGAAATTCTGGAATATGACATCGTGGATATTAGTGCAGATACCGGAAACGTCCCGATAAACATCTACGTTCTTGATTCAACCAATTTCAACAGGTATGAATCGCTAAGGACGTTTGACACCATGGATATTAGAGTGGATACAATCAAAACCCAGCTATCGTTTGAAGCTCCACACGATGGCAAGTATTACGTTGTTTTTGAATCAATAGACTCAGATGCCCGAATTGATGTGTCCTATGAGATTTACTGA
- a CDS encoding DUF7490 domain-containing protein → MSKTTNHIKIISLLLLVLIATFTGGCIKSFDENSQVHVSNVDVAADKVRSSFVDLNVTSTIENRGVGASDNITLILKAYNTNTGFLEFEGEEELGILEGDSFVDDSMVITLPKRDGYDLRIRIFENGKELSGGYFQIRNLESLPADVNEIGIEIQEMDFLVKDVDSGKVTFQADVYLANEGLDKNDNYRMLLKAREMDTRLIADKVWTSTGSFAPDATIIRSVNLTVPDNYNYAVEVILWDGDTIINRGEDYVQLNPTVEIDRDTRIQSKNVDTSDFIMEEPQEELDYGEYEAPGTPGFSSLLVVCSLLGAAFVLIRRSKDE, encoded by the coding sequence ATGAGTAAAACTACTAACCACATAAAAATTATATCATTGCTATTGCTTGTCTTAATCGCAACTTTCACAGGCGGATGCATAAAATCTTTTGATGAAAATAGTCAGGTTCATGTTTCCAATGTGGACGTGGCTGCAGACAAAGTTCGAAGTTCTTTTGTTGACCTTAATGTAACATCCACAATTGAAAATCGTGGGGTTGGAGCATCAGACAATATAACTTTGATCCTGAAAGCTTACAACACAAATACCGGTTTCCTGGAATTTGAAGGTGAGGAAGAACTTGGAATCTTAGAGGGAGATTCCTTTGTGGATGATAGCATGGTTATTACTCTTCCAAAGAGGGATGGCTATGATCTCCGGATCAGGATTTTTGAAAATGGGAAGGAACTTTCAGGCGGCTATTTCCAGATAAGGAATCTTGAGAGTCTGCCTGCCGACGTAAATGAAATCGGGATAGAAATTCAGGAAATGGATTTCCTTGTAAAGGACGTAGATAGTGGAAAGGTCACTTTCCAGGCTGATGTTTATCTCGCAAATGAAGGGCTTGACAAAAACGATAACTATCGTATGCTTCTCAAAGCCCGGGAGATGGACACACGTCTAATTGCTGATAAGGTTTGGACTTCCACAGGGAGCTTTGCTCCTGATGCCACTATAATACGCAGTGTAAATCTCACAGTTCCGGATAACTACAATTACGCCGTGGAAGTTATTTTGTGGGACGGTGACACAATCATCAACCGAGGAGAGGATTATGTACAGCTCAATCCGACGGTAGAGATTGACAGAGATACACGAATACAATCCAAGAATGTGGATACCAGTGACTTCATAATGGAAGAACCACAGGAGGAGTTGGATTATGGTGAATATGAAGCGCCTGGAACACCTGGATTCAGTAGTTTGCTGGTGGTGTGTTCACTGCTTGGTGCAGCGTTTGTTTTAATCAGGAGGAGTAAGGATGAGTGA
- a CDS encoding sensor histidine kinase, whose amino-acid sequence MVIFSLSFYVLELSHVHFLILLVTALCLFLPIFSILGFQILKHKTRRLSQELLIKENAVEKSINAIGFADMNSNLIYANPAFVGMWGYDNESQVLGKPLFSFWKRKDRAEKIIATLLSEGKWEGETIGVKKDGSEFPSILAANVIMSKDGELLGIMGSAVDITEYKKAEEAIINARIAAESANMSKTELLRNVSHELRTPLNSIIGFSNILVDGEHTEPLNEIQLKYAKKVLKNGEQLLSVINNILAIANIDLRKTELDIHHFDLQETINDVAVSMVPLSMSKEITISFDVDESIGTIEADKEKIKQVLYNLIDNAIKFTPPKGFISVAAKKARNFVEMSIKDTGVGFSPEDQKRLFISFMQLDGSMTRDYGGVGIGLPIAKNFVELHGGEIWVESEVGKGSTFSFKVPIEKVNSDE is encoded by the coding sequence GTGGTTATATTCTCACTTTCTTTTTATGTTCTGGAATTGAGTCATGTACATTTCTTAATATTGCTGGTCACGGCTCTCTGTCTATTCCTGCCAATTTTTTCAATACTGGGATTTCAAATTTTAAAGCATAAAACCAGGCGTCTATCACAGGAACTTCTGATAAAGGAGAATGCTGTTGAAAAATCCATTAATGCAATTGGCTTTGCAGACATGAATTCAAATTTAATTTATGCCAACCCTGCTTTCGTTGGGATGTGGGGATACGATAACGAATCACAGGTTCTTGGAAAGCCTCTCTTTAGTTTCTGGAAAAGAAAAGATCGTGCTGAGAAAATAATAGCAACATTGCTTTCTGAGGGGAAATGGGAAGGAGAAACGATAGGTGTTAAGAAGGATGGTTCGGAATTCCCATCCATTCTAGCAGCAAATGTGATTATGTCCAAAGATGGCGAATTGCTTGGCATAATGGGATCTGCAGTTGATATTACTGAATACAAGAAAGCAGAAGAAGCTATTATAAATGCAAGAATTGCGGCTGAAAGTGCCAATATGTCCAAGACTGAACTTTTAAGAAACGTGAGCCATGAGCTTCGCACTCCCCTTAACTCTATTATAGGTTTTTCTAACATACTTGTTGATGGTGAGCATACTGAACCACTAAATGAGATCCAGCTAAAATACGCGAAAAAGGTCTTGAAAAATGGTGAACAGCTATTGAGCGTTATTAACAACATTCTAGCTATTGCAAATATTGATCTAAGAAAAACGGAACTTGACATTCATCATTTTGATTTGCAGGAAACTATCAATGATGTTGCTGTTTCCATGGTGCCTTTATCTATGTCGAAAGAGATTACGATATCATTTGATGTGGATGAGAGCATTGGTACCATTGAGGCTGACAAGGAAAAAATCAAACAGGTTTTGTATAACCTGATTGATAATGCTATAAAATTTACGCCTCCGAAGGGTTTTATATCAGTGGCAGCGAAAAAAGCCAGGAATTTCGTGGAAATGTCCATAAAAGACACAGGTGTTGGTTTTTCCCCGGAAGATCAAAAAAGGCTATTCATTTCTTTTATGCAACTTGATGGTTCGATGACAAGGGACTACGGAGGTGTTGGTATCGGGCTTCCAATTGCGAAAAATTTTGTAGAATTGCACGGCGGTGAGATATGGGTTGAAAGCGAGGTTGGTAAAGGAAGTACTTTCTCATTTAAAGTTCCCATAGAGAAAGTAAATTCAGATGAGTAA
- a CDS encoding DUF4198 domain-containing protein, translating to MKKIITTMAIAFILLTAGMASAHFTMVFPSDDENMWDVTPEDYIAELGDTKTIYMAWGHPYEHISFDMDPEVEVSITKPDGAVEQLEIEEVTVDSMDEDGNMGTFVAYRTSFVVDQLGDTVISVKYEDGEEDMIDYTKAVIHCGEEMWIGWDAEVDQETEIIPYMRPYGMEEGFVFAGKALYNGESLAGADVEVEIYHELEPAIDIVEEAEEMYPYDAPMVFTRLTKSNDEGEFVYTLDEPGIWFVGATMEPENGQPVRGVFIVPVLEEFPASEEIDLVELQEAVEEAQQTAEEAKETSGNGNTSVPGFEVAFAAIGMIAAILITSRRK from the coding sequence ATGAAAAAAATAATAACAACAATGGCTATTGCCTTTATACTGCTTACCGCAGGTATGGCAAGTGCCCACTTCACCATGGTATTTCCATCTGATGATGAAAACATGTGGGATGTAACACCAGAAGATTATATTGCTGAACTTGGCGATACCAAGACAATCTACATGGCCTGGGGCCACCCATATGAGCATATTTCCTTTGACATGGATCCGGAAGTTGAAGTCTCAATAACCAAGCCAGACGGCGCAGTTGAACAACTGGAAATTGAAGAAGTCACTGTTGACAGCATGGATGAAGATGGAAACATGGGAACCTTTGTTGCCTACAGGACTTCTTTTGTTGTAGATCAGCTTGGAGACACGGTCATTTCTGTGAAATATGAGGATGGGGAAGAAGACATGATTGACTACACCAAAGCTGTGATCCACTGCGGGGAAGAAATGTGGATCGGTTGGGACGCCGAAGTTGATCAGGAAACCGAGATTATTCCTTATATGAGACCTTATGGAATGGAAGAAGGGTTTGTGTTTGCAGGAAAAGCGCTCTATAACGGCGAAAGCCTTGCAGGCGCTGATGTGGAAGTCGAAATTTATCACGAGCTTGAACCTGCAATTGACATTGTTGAAGAAGCAGAAGAAATGTACCCTTATGATGCACCCATGGTGTTCACACGACTCACAAAATCCAATGATGAAGGTGAATTCGTATACACGCTTGATGAACCGGGAATCTGGTTTGTGGGCGCAACAATGGAACCTGAAAATGGGCAGCCTGTAAGAGGTGTATTCATTGTACCGGTACTCGAGGAATTCCCCGCATCAGAAGAAATCGATCTTGTCGAGTTACAGGAAGCTGTTGAAGAAGCACAGCAAACAGCTGAAGAGGCAAAAGAAACTTCAGGAAATGGAAATACCAGTGTGCCCGGATTTGAAGTTGCTTTTGCAGCAATCGGAATGATTGCGGCAATCCTGATAACTTCCAGAAGGAAATAA
- a CDS encoding energy-coupling factor ABC transporter ATP-binding protein, with translation MKEAIKVQGLNYTYPDGTRALKNVNMEVFPGEKVGVVGPNGAGKTTLFLHLNGTIKNPDGNISIFGKDISSLQTGERIHNVGVVFQDPDDQLFMPTIFDDVAFGPINMGLQEDEVRQRVKTALALVGLEGFEDRVPHNLSYGQKKRAAIAAVLSMEPRIIILDEPTANLDPKSRAELIRLLKRLNRDGITTIIATHDVNSLPELADRIYIINQEIVAEGPPRDIFSDWELLKENDLEAPDVFKLFKVLTCFGYDCEELPLSLDEAVAELTKTISDAEGHVHLHIHEHTHSQVQKYLHNYNHHQTSDEDPNETASNYNKL, from the coding sequence ATGAAAGAAGCTATCAAGGTGCAGGGGCTCAACTATACTTATCCTGACGGAACCCGGGCCCTGAAAAATGTCAACATGGAAGTTTTTCCAGGTGAAAAAGTAGGAGTCGTCGGCCCAAACGGCGCAGGCAAAACAACTCTTTTTTTACACCTCAACGGCACCATTAAAAATCCTGATGGGAACATAAGCATTTTCGGAAAGGACATCTCATCCCTGCAAACAGGCGAAAGAATACACAATGTGGGTGTGGTATTTCAGGATCCCGATGATCAGTTATTCATGCCCACAATCTTTGATGATGTTGCCTTTGGGCCTATCAATATGGGATTGCAGGAAGATGAGGTGCGTCAACGGGTCAAGACTGCACTTGCCCTTGTAGGTCTTGAGGGATTCGAAGACAGGGTCCCACACAACCTGAGTTACGGGCAGAAAAAAAGAGCTGCTATTGCCGCAGTTCTTTCAATGGAGCCGAGAATCATCATTCTTGACGAGCCCACGGCAAACCTTGATCCGAAAAGCCGGGCCGAGCTCATAAGACTTCTTAAGAGGCTCAACAGGGATGGAATTACTACAATCATAGCGACCCACGATGTAAACAGTCTGCCTGAGTTGGCAGATCGTATTTACATCATCAATCAGGAAATAGTTGCTGAAGGACCCCCAAGAGATATTTTTTCTGACTGGGAACTGCTAAAGGAAAATGATCTTGAAGCACCTGACGTATTCAAGCTGTTCAAAGTGCTTACATGCTTCGGATATGACTGCGAGGAACTGCCACTCAGTCTCGATGAGGCCGTTGCTGAATTAACAAAAACTATCAGTGATGCGGAAGGACATGTGCATCTCCATATCCATGAACACACACATAGTCAAGTTCAGAAATACCTGCACAACTACAACCATCATCAGACATCTGATGAAGATCCGAACGAAACGGCATCAAACTACAATAAACTTTAA
- a CDS encoding MazG nucleotide pyrophosphohydrolase domain-containing protein — MQISEFQRLMRDLYSENDKRRGPAATTLWLVEEVGELAESIRRDDRENLREELADCFAWIGALANLYDIDLEEVFCEKYPDSCPTCGMKPCICTD, encoded by the coding sequence ATGCAGATCTCCGAATTCCAGCGGCTCATGCGTGACCTCTACTCAGAAAATGACAAACGCAGAGGACCAGCCGCAACGACTCTCTGGCTGGTGGAAGAAGTTGGGGAACTTGCAGAGTCCATACGTCGGGATGATAGGGAAAATCTGCGGGAAGAACTGGCGGATTGTTTTGCCTGGATAGGCGCTCTGGCTAACCTCTATGATATTGATCTCGAAGAAGTGTTTTGTGAGAAGTATCCTGATTCCTGCCCAACATGCGGCATGAAACCCTGCATTTGTACAGACTGA
- a CDS encoding carboxypeptidase-like regulatory domain-containing protein — MKYGRVCCIIVFAAIIFSTIALPVSAHRVYLMEQVNEVEIKAWYGGGDPIINGEITVYAIKNGDEEVYLEGVTDEEGLYHFTPKLGVSEYRVIVSQMGHQDELNFNLKGETGDVASETSPENTELPLAANIVAGIGYIAGIAGIAMILKARKIHGE; from the coding sequence ATGAAATACGGCAGAGTTTGTTGTATCATAGTTTTTGCAGCAATCATTTTTTCAACCATAGCATTGCCTGTTTCCGCACACAGGGTTTACCTCATGGAACAGGTAAACGAAGTGGAAATTAAGGCATGGTATGGCGGTGGAGACCCAATTATAAATGGCGAAATTACAGTTTATGCCATCAAAAATGGTGATGAAGAGGTTTATCTTGAAGGGGTTACCGATGAGGAGGGATTATACCACTTTACCCCGAAACTGGGAGTTTCCGAGTACAGGGTAATTGTTTCACAAATGGGACATCAGGACGAACTCAATTTTAACCTAAAAGGGGAAACTGGAGATGTTGCCTCAGAAACCAGTCCCGAAAACACAGAACTGCCGCTTGCTGCGAATATTGTTGCAGGAATCGGATACATTGCAGGAATTGCCGGAATTGCAATGATCCTGAAAGCCCGGAAAATACATGGAGAATAA
- the hisF gene encoding imidazole glycerol phosphate synthase subunit HisF, with the protein MLTKRIIPCLDVTLDEEGGTVVKGVEFVDLRKAGDPVELAKQYNEQGADELVFLDITASHEGRDTMIDVIERTANEVFIPLTVGGGISSVERIREILRAGADKVSINTAAIKNPELVREASTIFGSQCIVVAIDCKRNPDVENNSDKTILTLEDGTKVWYEVVIYGGRKPTGIDAVQWAKKVEELGAGEILLTSMDRDGTYDGFDVPITRKLSEELEIPIIASGGVGNPEHMYNGFRDAKADAGLAASIFHFGEYTVDDVKEYLRSRDVPVRNRKG; encoded by the coding sequence ATGCTCACAAAAAGAATAATCCCATGTCTCGATGTCACCCTTGATGAAGAAGGTGGTACCGTTGTAAAAGGCGTGGAATTCGTTGACCTGAGAAAAGCTGGTGACCCCGTGGAGCTTGCGAAACAGTACAATGAACAGGGTGCTGATGAGCTAGTATTTCTTGATATCACCGCATCCCATGAAGGCAGGGACACCATGATAGATGTCATTGAGCGTACTGCCAACGAGGTCTTTATTCCATTGACTGTTGGTGGTGGGATCAGTTCTGTTGAGCGTATTCGCGAGATTCTAAGGGCTGGTGCGGATAAGGTTTCAATTAATACCGCTGCTATCAAAAACCCGGAACTTGTGCGGGAAGCCTCCACAATTTTTGGTTCCCAGTGTATTGTAGTCGCCATAGACTGCAAGAGAAATCCGGATGTTGAGAATAATTCCGATAAAACTATTCTTACACTTGAAGACGGAACTAAAGTCTGGTACGAAGTTGTAATTTACGGAGGCCGCAAACCTACAGGCATTGATGCTGTCCAGTGGGCTAAAAAAGTTGAGGAGCTTGGTGCAGGCGAAATTCTTCTTACCAGCATGGACCGCGATGGCACCTACGATGGCTTTGATGTTCCTATTACCCGCAAGCTTTCCGAAGAACTTGAAATCCCGATCATTGCATCAGGAGGCGTTGGCAACCCCGAGCACATGTACAACGGATTTAGGGATGCAAAAGCTGATGCGGGTTTAGCTGCCAGCATTTTTCACTTCGGGGAATACACAGTGGACGATGTAAAAGAGTATCTTCGCAGCCGTGACGTTCCGGTGCGTAATCGAAAAGGGTGA
- the cbiM gene encoding cobalt transporter CbiM encodes MVHISDGILSPVVIGTGWIITAILLAVTLWLDKRKNDTLDEIPKISILTAAFFVASLIHISLGPTTVHLVLNGLLGVVLGLMAYPAMFIGLVLQALLFQHGGITVLGVNTMNVGIPALIVHFIFRKGCSLGINPPAIGAVCGGLATAITAILLAAALVTTGEEFTEVAYAAIIAHIPIIIVEGIITGAVVGFVLKVRPELLKIG; translated from the coding sequence ATGGTTCACATATCAGATGGCATACTATCGCCGGTAGTTATTGGTACCGGCTGGATAATAACAGCCATCTTGCTTGCAGTCACCCTCTGGCTGGACAAAAGGAAAAACGACACATTGGATGAAATTCCAAAAATATCCATCCTGACTGCGGCGTTTTTTGTTGCTTCCCTGATTCACATATCCCTTGGACCAACAACTGTGCATCTGGTGCTCAACGGTCTCCTGGGAGTTGTACTTGGTCTAATGGCATATCCGGCAATGTTTATCGGGCTGGTTTTGCAGGCATTACTATTCCAGCACGGAGGAATTACAGTTCTGGGAGTCAATACCATGAATGTGGGGATTCCGGCATTGATTGTGCATTTCATTTTCCGGAAAGGTTGTTCACTTGGAATAAATCCGCCTGCAATCGGAGCTGTTTGTGGAGGGCTTGCTACAGCAATAACTGCCATTTTACTGGCTGCGGCCCTTGTAACTACAGGAGAGGAATTTACCGAAGTGGCTTATGCAGCCATTATAGCCCATATTCCAATCATAATTGTAGAAGGAATAATAACCGGTGCAGTAGTCGGTTTTGTACTCAAAGTGAGACCCGAACTCCTGAAAATAGGATAA
- a CDS encoding DUF11 domain-containing protein, with protein MNPCPKIIIVFILLSLFCIPALGYDYQHEEIWIHQGTFTIGDGERAETGIFTIRNYAPEGEGFRILFYRNGDYADDFYLDDSSSNEYVYDSSLKIATESISDGTITVNVFQREFEKVWIFRERHRISPGEVIDYSDVSVELLELNEAEAVLKNTYNGEEAEEQFEIRDVKQYGDTKVRLTFIDIDSVVIEFYGPGVPALEVVAGNLSESYRCNETVNVEVIVKNTGEIPLRGVNLMGSLDTGSISPDSFQTEIINPGKSKSAIFEVRPPVSPVDKEMMIKFEVEASDYLANELSAETSKSTTAEPFISISKEHEGNILSLTNVDDSTLEVFLTVSNYAPSDTSVNVRDEIPDSFLLIDYDSPEWDVIVPAESSRKIEYTIAANVPGNFTLPSAAVEYNHQGGSYEINSNIPGKVVVEGTKIGISKSSDIEYAQEGDIVWITLTAINEGTTEATVEINDDIPAGIEFVSGETAWSGSLEPQQTKILKYVILAGADDFQLPAAELNYQTANEKGKEVSNILTIFSGEETLEETVERIETEQMGRLGITGFLLKAYLAVFSIILIGPFGVYLYINRRH; from the coding sequence ATGAATCCCTGCCCAAAAATTATCATTGTCTTCATCCTACTATCCCTTTTTTGCATTCCTGCACTCGGATACGACTACCAGCACGAAGAGATCTGGATCCATCAGGGTACTTTTACGATAGGAGATGGTGAGAGAGCAGAAACCGGGATATTTACAATACGCAACTATGCACCTGAAGGAGAAGGCTTCCGAATACTCTTTTACCGAAACGGGGACTATGCCGATGACTTCTATCTGGATGATTCCTCAAGCAATGAATACGTCTATGATAGTTCCCTGAAAATAGCAACCGAAAGCATATCTGACGGAACAATAACAGTAAATGTCTTCCAGCGGGAGTTTGAGAAAGTATGGATCTTCAGGGAAAGACATCGGATTTCACCGGGAGAAGTTATTGATTACAGCGATGTTTCAGTGGAATTGCTGGAACTAAACGAAGCGGAAGCTGTGCTGAAAAATACCTATAACGGGGAAGAAGCTGAAGAACAATTTGAGATACGGGATGTGAAGCAGTATGGTGACACCAAGGTAAGGCTCACATTCATAGATATAGATTCAGTTGTTATTGAATTCTACGGCCCAGGTGTACCTGCCTTAGAGGTAGTTGCCGGCAACCTGAGTGAAAGTTACCGTTGTAATGAAACCGTAAATGTAGAAGTCATTGTGAAGAACACAGGTGAAATCCCGCTTCGTGGGGTGAATCTGATGGGTTCACTGGATACAGGCAGCATTTCTCCAGATTCATTCCAGACAGAAATAATCAACCCCGGAAAATCCAAATCCGCAATATTTGAAGTCCGGCCGCCAGTCTCACCGGTAGATAAAGAAATGATGATTAAGTTTGAAGTTGAAGCTTCCGATTATCTTGCCAATGAACTGTCTGCGGAAACAAGTAAGAGTACAACCGCAGAGCCTTTCATATCCATCAGTAAAGAGCATGAAGGAAACATTTTGTCCCTTACAAATGTTGATGATTCTACTTTAGAGGTATTTCTGACAGTGAGCAACTATGCACCCTCGGATACTTCTGTGAACGTCAGGGATGAAATCCCCGATTCATTCCTTCTTATTGATTACGATTCCCCCGAATGGGATGTTATAGTCCCTGCAGAATCATCCAGGAAAATCGAATACACAATTGCGGCCAATGTACCTGGAAATTTCACTTTGCCATCTGCAGCTGTTGAATACAACCATCAGGGCGGAAGCTATGAAATTAATTCAAACATTCCGGGGAAAGTAGTTGTTGAAGGTACAAAGATTGGAATTTCAAAGTCCTCGGATATTGAGTATGCACAGGAAGGGGATATTGTATGGATAACCCTTACCGCCATAAATGAGGGTACTACGGAAGCGACTGTTGAGATCAACGATGATATTCCCGCAGGCATTGAATTCGTGAGCGGTGAAACTGCATGGTCCGGATCACTTGAACCACAGCAAACCAAGATCCTCAAATATGTAATTCTGGCAGGAGCCGATGACTTCCAGCTACCGGCCGCAGAACTCAATTACCAGACAGCAAATGAAAAAGGAAAAGAGGTCTCAAATATCCTGACCATATTTTCCGGAGAAGAAACATTGGAAGAGACAGTTGAAAGGATTGAAACAGAACAAATGGGAAGACTTGGAATAACCGGCTTCCTGCTCAAGGCATACCTCGCAGTATTCTCAATCATACTTATAGGGCCCTTTGGAGTATACCTATATATAAATCGACGACATTAA
- the cbiQ gene encoding cobalt ECF transporter T component CbiQ, which produces MKYPHIDLYASMESPIHRLDPRAKIIAFSTLVFSFVFLGDIRLALIGLFSSVAISMISKIPTSFVIHRIKWVFLFLFPLLFVLPLTTSGTSIFSIAGFPFTSEGLEYALLIIIRGTAAVTIVVVMLGSMRFDNTIKALYMLKVPATLVQMLMFTYRYIFVMIDEFQRMWKAITAKGFSLKTNKYGLSILGNLIGMLILKSYDRAERVYQSMVAKGYTGNPATLTTFKMEAKDYIICASLISFAILLHTYHLVPL; this is translated from the coding sequence ATGAAATATCCGCATATTGATCTGTATGCATCCATGGAATCTCCCATACACCGCCTTGATCCCCGAGCAAAGATTATTGCATTTTCAACCCTTGTTTTTTCATTTGTTTTTCTTGGAGATATCCGGCTTGCCCTTATCGGATTGTTCTCATCTGTAGCGATATCCATGATATCCAAAATCCCCACGTCGTTTGTAATCCACAGAATTAAGTGGGTTTTCCTGTTCCTTTTCCCTCTTCTTTTTGTCCTGCCCCTGACTACAAGCGGAACATCGATCTTTAGCATCGCAGGGTTTCCTTTTACATCAGAGGGACTGGAATATGCATTGCTAATCATAATCAGAGGAACAGCCGCTGTAACAATCGTTGTCGTAATGCTTGGAAGCATGAGGTTTGACAACACTATAAAAGCCCTCTATATGCTGAAAGTGCCGGCTACCCTTGTCCAGATGCTTATGTTTACATACCGCTACATCTTTGTCATGATCGATGAATTCCAGAGAATGTGGAAAGCCATTACTGCCAAAGGTTTCAGCCTCAAAACAAATAAATATGGTCTTTCAATACTGGGAAACCTGATAGGAATGCTGATTCTCAAAAGCTATGATCGGGCAGAACGTGTCTACCAATCAATGGTTGCAAAAGGATATACAGGAAATCCGGCAACCCTTACAACATTTAAAATGGAAGCAAAAGATTACATAATATGCGCCTCTTTAATCAGTTTTGCAATTCTCTTACATACGTATCATCTGGTGCCACTATGA